Part of the Delphinus delphis chromosome 21, mDelDel1.2, whole genome shotgun sequence genome, atagatagatatcccCCATGACTTATCTGTGCTCCTAAATCCAGCCCCTCCTTGTGTGAACTAGATTCCATACCCTCTCATCTAGTCAAGGGCATTTTTCACCTCTCTTCTGCATcatcaatttctccctctctACTAGTCTACCAGAAAAGTCCCAAAGTCCCATCAGTATATAAGCATATGCAATTTctcccatcattaaaaaaaatcaaacaaatttgACTTCGCTAACTGCTCCATTCTTCTCCCCTAATAACTACTCAAAAGACTCATCTATACTAGCATCTCCATTTCCATTCCTTCCATTATCTCTTCCCAGTGTTTAAAAGACACTccacccttgggcttccctggtggcgcagtggttgagagtccgcctgccgatgcaggggacacgggttcgtgccccgatccggaaagatcccacatgccacggagcggctgggcccgtgagccatggccgctgagcctgagcgtctggagcctgtgctccgcaaggggagaggccacaacagtgagaggcccgcgtaccggggaggggggggggggaagaaagaagaaaagacactcCACCCCACCAAAAGGGCTCACTCGTTTCAAGGTTACCAATGACCTTCATGCTGCCAAATCTTACAGTCAGTGCTCATCTGGCTCAACACACCAGCAGCATATGACCCAATTAATCACACTCACCTTCTTGAAACATCTTATTAGGCTTCTGTGACAACTTTTGATTCTCCATCTACATCAGTCAGCATTCCTTCTCAGTACCCTTTGCCCATCCCTCCTTACCTCCCCAATCTCCAAACATAACAGAAGATTCAGGTCACACACCTGGTTGTTCTCTTCTCCATCTACATTCACTCCCTTGGAGATCACATCCAGCCTGATGACTTTAAAATTAACTACAGCACACTGGTGACTTCCAAATTTATATAAACAGCCTAGAGCACTCCTCTGAACTTCAAACTTGTATACCCAATTATTTACTAGATACTTGAATGTCTAATGCACATATTGTACTCAATAGGTATAAAATTTCCCTGAACTGCTCGTTCCATAAATTACAATTTTCAGTAGGTACACCTCCATCCTTCTGATTGCTCATGCCAAAAACCTTAgaatcatccttgactcctctcctCCTTTCACACCTCACATCCAATCTATCAGCAAATACTGTTAGTTTTACCTTCAAAATAAAGCTGAAATCCTACCTCCTATCACCACCGCCACAGCTAAAACCTTGGTTCAAGCCACATTATCTCTTATCTGCTTGCCTCCATAGTCTAGTCTCAAAACAGTAGTCAGAGTGATTCTGTTAAAAGAAATGTCAATttaaaggattatataccataaccaagtgagatttatcccaggaatgcaaaggtggctcaatataagaaaatcaatgtaatatgtcactttaatagaatgaaggaaaaacaccacatgatcatttcaactgACACAGGCATctgataaaaatcaaatattatttcatgatataaaaactcaaaaaactAGGGACAGAAGAGAatttcctcaacacaataaaggggtttatgagaaacccacagttaacatcatactcagtggtgaaagactgaaaactttccccctaagatcaagaGCAAGACAGATACTCACTTCCACCAAtgctattcaacatagtattgaaagttctagccagagaaattagatataaacaagaaataaaaggcattcaaattggaaaggaagagtaaGACTACCTCtactcacagatgacatgatcctgtatattaaaaaaaaaaacccaaagaatccACAAGAAACTACtagatttttgggggggggtgctgtgttgggtatttgttgctgtgtacaggctttctctagttgtagcgagcgggggctaccctccgttgtggtgcgcgggcttctcattgcagtgacttctcttgctgcagatcacaggctctaggcgtgtgggcttcagtagttgtggcacatgggctcagtagttgtggcatgcaagctctagagcacaggctcagtagttgtggtgcacaggcttagttgctacgcggcatgtgggatcttcccggaccagggctcgaacccgtgtcccctgcattggcaggtggattcttaaccactgcgccaccaaggaagtcccaccaATTCCAAGAAACCTACTAGATTTAATAAGCAAATCCAGCAAAGTTGCAAGGTACatgatcaacacacaaaaataagctgcGTTTCTAGACAACAGCAACAAACAAtctgaaaggaaattaagaaagcaatcccatttacaatggcatctaaaagaataaaataaaatatctaggaggtGAAAAAGTTGTACACCAAAACCTACAAAACACTGCTGCCAATTAAAGAAGATATTTCATTCATAAAGAAGACAAGTTCGTCACTTGTCTCCATAACatgagcctgtactccacaacaagagaagccaccacaatgagaagcccatgcactgcaacaaagagtagcccccactcgccgcaactagagaaagcctgcacgcagcagtgaagacccaacacagccaaaaattaattaattaattaatttttaaaaaagaacacaagtTTCATTGCAACAAATGGAACACCTATGTTCATGAATAGAaatacttaatattgttaagatgtcacaCTACCCAAAGCtacctacagattcaacacaatctctaCCAAAATTCCAACAgctttttttcagaaatggaaaaaccaATCCTCAGATTCATATGgaattgggagttccctggcggtccagtggttaggacttggcactttcactgccgtggcctgggttcaatccttggccagggatctaagatcccgcaagccacctggtgctgcaaaaaaaaaaaaaaaaaaaatcatatggaattgcaaggggcCCCggatagccaaaacagtcttcaaaaagaacaaagttggagactCGGACTCCCCAGTTTCAAAACGTACTACAAAGCTATGATAAGGGTTTAGTAAGAATACACAAAAatctcctacaactcaacaacaaaaagacaaacaactcaatttaacaACACACAAAGGActagaatagacatttctccaaacaagatataccgatggccaataagcatgtgaaaagatgttcaacgtctttagtcattaaggaaatgcaaatcaaaaccacaacaagataccACATCACATCACCACCTAAGATGGctataatagaaagaaaaaggaaagcagaaagatgagaagaaaggaaaacaaaagagaaaaggaacagaaaaaaagaaaagacaaaagaaaagaaaaaggaacagaaaataacaagtttttgagaggatttggagaaattggaacccttataaCATAGCTGgttgaatgtaaaatggttccaCCACCGTGAAAAACAGTtctgcagttcctcaaaaagctaaacatagggacttccctggtgacgcagtggttaagaatccgcctgccaatgcaggggacatgggtttgagccctggtccagtgcggagcaactgagcccgtgcgccacaactactgagcccgtgcgccacaactactgagcctgcgtgcctagagcccgtgctctgcaacaagagaagccaccacagtgagcagcctgcgcaccacaacgaagagtagcccccgctccccgccactagagaaagcctgtgcgcagcaatgaagacccaacgcagccacaaataaataaaataaattttaaaaattaaaaaaaaaaaagaactaaacacagaattatcatatgatccagcaagtccaCTCTAGGTACAGAccaaaaaagaattggaaaaagggACTCAAGCAGATCCTTGTAAGCCAATGTTCAGTgcaccattattcacaataaccaaaagggggaaaaaacccaactgtctgtcaaaagatgaatggatacacaaaatatagtatatacaCACAACGGAACAGTATCCAGCTATAAAAGGAAACTAAGTGCTAATACATGgtacgacatggatgaaccttgagagcattatgctgagtgaaataagtccgaTGCAAAAGGACCAATattatgattccacttgtatatACTACctagaataagcaaattcatagagagtATAccagaggttaccaggggctgggcagagggagcaatggggagttattgcttaattaACCAGTTACAGAGTTTGCCTGGGGTGATGCAGAAGTTTTAGaaataatggtgatggttgtgTAACAGTGAGTgtaattaatgtcactgaatcgtacacttaaaaaatagataaattagcaAACTTTGTTATacacattttacaatttttttttaaagatcattcaGATCATGGTGTTTCCCTGACAAACCTCTCCAGTAGCTTCCCACCTCCCTCAGAATGAAAACCCAAATTTTCAAAATTGCCTACAAGGTCCTACACAATCTGTCTGACTTTATCTTCTACAATTCTCTATCTCACCCTGCTCTAACTTACTGGCCTCCTAGGCTGCTCTGCGGACACACCATGCAGGctccctcagagcctttgcactttcCTTTCCCTCAGATAGCCACAGGACTAGCtctctcacttccttcaggtctttactCAAAAATTATCTTCTCAgccaggccttccctgaccacctactGTAAAACTGCAGCTCCCTACCCCCACTGACACTCTTCACCTTCTGATATACCAGGCTTTTGACTCATTGCCTATCTCTCTCCAAAATGCAAACTCCAAAAACGAGcgatttgtgtttgttttgttcattgatggtatccccagtacctagagcagcgctcaataaatatctgttgaattaaCAAAGGGAGACCACTGTTCAATGGCATGAAAATCTAAATGCCCTACCCACACCGACCTTCAGCTCCCTAAAAGTTAACGCACCGAACTATACAAAATCCTTAGTACTCTGACTTAAAGACCACTAAAGTAACATCCTAAGGATTCTAATATCCTCTTCCATAGGGAGAACTTTTACATACTCAAACATATCCAGAAAACAACTCAAATTaaaccagagaaaacaaaacaaaccattaAGGATTCAATGCTTTGAACTCAAAAAATCCAACATAACTTGTTACACTACACAAAATGGGCTGGGTGCCTGGGAGgtggaaagggagaaggaagatgTCCGTCTCTAAGGAATATCCCACACACAGCCCAGAGGCCTGCTCTGCCGGACTGAGCACCGCCAGTGTCGGAGAAGGCTAGAATGATACCTCAAGGGTCTGGAGGTGGAAGCAGGGTTGGGGAGGACACGTTACCGTGAGAAGAGTCAGTTCAATGGGACTTCTCCTTCAGCTGGACGACTTGTGCAGCGTCCCAACGGCATTGCCTGGAACCCAGTCACTCATGCTGGACACCAATTCAATCGACCTTATTCCCGCGGGTCAGAGTCCACGCCGGAGCGTCACGGCGCACACAGCATACGTCACTTCTAGGACACGGaccttcccacccctccctccgGGGTCCGTCGGCCCCCAGTCCACCACTCCCAGAGCGCCGCgctgcagcccctcccacccTAGCCCGGCGGGCTACGCGAAACGCATGCGCGGAGGACTCCCGCCGCCGCTGAGCACTCAGGGAAGTGTAGTCTCCTTGTGGGTGCCCGTGGGCCGCCAGAGTCCTACGTCCCGGCGGAACCTGGAGAAGTCAGAACACTCTCGCCACCCGGGTTCTTATCCCCACCTTCACACCTGTCCGGTCACCTCACGCTCACGGTCCGATCCCACGCGCTGGGCTTCCGTCAGGGCGGGCCCCAGGGGAGAGCGGATACCCGGTCTTCCCTTCAGCGGGCTGTGCTGGAGGAGGCGGGGCCCACTGCCCGCCTCccaccgcccccctccccgcccccctccccgcccccctgtCTCCCGCGGGCCGCGGGCCGGTGCCCGAACAGAGGCGGCGGCCCCCGCAGCAGCCGCAGGAGGGGCGGCGGCGGTGGGCGCCGCAGGCGATGCCCCTGCCCGGCTCCTCCGGCGTGGGGCAGTGCGAGCGGCGGCGGGGGAGCAGGCAGggggcggcggctgcggcggctgcAACAGAGGGGCCGAGAgctggaggcggcggcggcggcctcgAAGGGCATCGGCGGAGGCGGTGATGGCACCAGTGGTGATGTGAGTGTGTGCTGGCTGGGGCCCCGGGGGCTGTCCAGCCCGAGGCGGGCGGCCCGGCGGCGAGCGGGAGCGGGAGGCCAGGGGCGGCGGAGGGATGCTGTGTGCCCGGTGCGGAGCCGGGAgacgccgcccgccgcccgccgcccgccgccgccgccgccgccgccgccgccgccgtggACCGTCCTGGCGCTGCGGCGGCCGGCGCTGCGCAAAGAGCGGCCAGGTGTGGGGTTCCCgggcagaggctggggcagcGCAGGCCGAGGGGCGTCTGCGATTGTTCTCaacactcctcccccaccccaccccgtgtGTCTGTTTGTCACTTGCAGCTGAAGATGGAAAGAGCCAGGCGaaggggaggcggcggcggcggcggcggcggccgtgGCCGCGGCGGCAAGAATGTAGGGGGCTCTGGCCTCAGCAAGAGTAGACTCTATCCCCAGGCCCAGCACTCCCACTACCCCCACTACGCGGCTTCAGCCACCCCTAACCAGGCTGGGGGCGCAGCCGAAATCCAGGAGCTGGCCTCCAAAAGGGTGGACATCCAGAAAAAGAGGTTTTACCTAGATGTGAAGCAAAGCTCCCGGGGCCGGTTCCTAAAGATAGCCGAAGTCTGGATAGGGAGAGGCCGGCAAGACAATATCAGAAAGAGTAAACTGACCCTCTCCCTGTCTGTGGCCGCGGAGCTGAAGGACTGTCTAGGGGACTTCATCGAGCACTATGCCCACCTGGGCCTGAAAGGCCACCGACAAGAGCATGGTCACGGCAAAGAGCAAAGCTCCAGGAGGAGACAGAAGCACGCAGCACCCTCCCCACCAGTCTCTGTGGGGTCCGAAGAGCACCCTCACAGTGTCCTCAAAACAGACTACATAGAGAGGGACAATAGGAAATACTATCTAGACCTAAAGGAAAATCAACGGGGTCGCTTCCTAAGGATAAGACAAACCATGATCCGGGGAACTGGCATGATAGGTTATTTTGGCCACACTTTGGGCCAAGAGCAGACTATCGTCCTCCCAGCACAAGGGATGATTGAGTTTCGGGACGCCTTGGTTCAGCTCATTGAAGACTATGGCGAAGGGGACATAGAAGAACGCAGAGGTGGAGACGATGACCCAGTCGAACTCCCAGAGGGGACTTCTTTCAGAGTGGACAATAAAAGGTTCTACTTTGATGTGGGCTCTAATAAATATGGAATTTTCCTGAAGGTAAGTGAGGTGAGGCCACCTTACCGTAATACTATTACTGTTCCATTCAAAGCTTGGACAAGGTTTGGGGAGAATTTTATCAAGTACGAAGAAGAGATGAGGAAAATTTTCAACAGCCATAAAGAAAAGAGGATGGATGGCAGAAGGGCCAGTGGTGAAGAGCAAGAATGCCTCGACTAGAATGAAATTGAACTCCATCAGGCAAAAGTTAAAATCATAAATTGGCTAAAAGTACTGATCCATAATCATTTGAagaaatttttcctctttttttggccCTTTGTTATGAGTAATACCTCTAGTAGTTATACTTCAAGGAGTCTGATTCTCATGTTATGTTATCCATAAAACACTATAATTCTTATGGGAATTTCAGCCTTCCCAGAGCTAAATAGTTTAGCTGCTTCAGCTGCTCCAGACTATTGAAGTATGCAAATCAGCACAGTGTGACATTCTGACCTTCTAGATACCATAACTAAGATTAACATTGCACTATGACATAAgcctaaaaaaagatacatatacctAATATGTAAGTGTGAATTTCTATTTAACAAGTTCCCCCAAAAAAGTATTCCATTCCTACTTCATTAAAAGCTGCTAGGATTACCTGTAGGACAGTtaccacagaaacagaaactgacttctattataaatatatttatttacaaaagtacgagtagaaatatattaaatgtcCATTGGATAACTGAATATTAAACAGTACCATTAAAGAATCGAATCTTAGAGTTACTATAGTATTctataatttcaaattttgtgGTGACCCTACAGTTTATACTTGCCATATCAATGCCATGAGAGAGTTTTAATTGGTTATTCTAAGCTAGTTATAATCCCATCTTCACCTCTGATTATTGTACCATATATTATTATTGACTTTCCAAAGTTTCAGGAATTACTTTTATGTCACTGTTGCGTGGGAGGCTTTGCTATGGAAATCTTGATATTTTAGCTTTTCATGCTAATTTGAAGGTTGTGAGAGGTTCTTTCCCAAAATACATCATGGACTCAAGGTGTTATATTTTATGCTGCTGCTTTAGCACTGTTTCAGAAGGGTTGGTGCACCAGTTACCTGATATAAAAATAATCTGTAGTAATATATTTTAGTAGCACTTTTGCAGTTGCTGCCCTGAAGTCCATTTCAACACTTACAGTATAAACCTGACTTTTAAAGGTGttttaattccaggaaaaaaaaaagtttttttctaaaaagcatttagaataaatatacaatttcagcctggaaaaatataatttgaagatTGGTTATAAACATATTTGAAAGAATAATTCAGGCATTTTTCCAAGGTGCTCTTTATGATACTTTACACAAGGTTTACTTTACACAAGACTCACCCACTTACTggtattaaaaattactttccagGAAGTGCCACAGCAATTTTTCAACACCcaagcaattttttaaacaagtggatataatgtatatgtgtaccaACCCACCCTGTATTAACTGACTGAAATTTTATCTGTTGAGCTGCATTTTATCTGAATGAAATTACTGTCTTTTATCTTGGCTTTATTCACCTCCCACACAATGAGTCCATATAATCATGTTTAGAAGCCAGACACTGATTTCAGCCCCCAAATATAGCTCTCATTGATGAGAGCTGGCTGCATGGATTGAGTTCAGAATGTAGCTCTTCTTTTATATGCTATAAGTAATTCACAATTATTTTAACAGTTGATTTCCCTCCAGAGGTTTGTCCCCAAATACACTTAAGTAAGGTCACTAAGAAAACTTTATGATatgaattaagaaaattaatttcacagATTTACGTTACTTAAGAACAAGCAATCAGTAACCTAGACATACATACTGGTGTTGGCTTACTGACTGTATTTCCAGTTTCCTCAAAGTATAAAGGAATCTCCCCAGTTCATTATAATTGTGGGCCATCTGGATCACTATGGACCAGCTGAAGGTTAGAAGATGGTGTTAGGACTAGAGTTAATAGCTCATGGCGGGTGTTGAGACTCTAAAAGTAGCAAGGATCTTTAAACAGTCCTCACTGTAAAATAACTATTCTAGGCTTGATAAAAAGTAGTTTTGGGGTATGTGAAGGAGTGGTGTACACTTGAATTACTGTACTACTGATTGCTTTGCTGCCCATCATAGTGCCTATTAATAATAATCAACCTGTCAGATTTTGGCAAACTGGAACTGTGAATATTCCAGTATTTGAGTGTTCCTATCACTATTGCTGTGACTGTATACTCTCTCTTAAAACCTTCCCttccaaaatatttatatctgttAAATCTAAATAATTTCCTTCTTGGTTTTTAGTCTGGTaaggtttgagtgtgtgtgtgtgtgtgtgtatatatatacatatatatatgtatatacacacacacacacacacatctatgtgtgtgtatatatgtgttatatatatacatacacatgataCAATGTCAGACTTAAATATCTTTAActcattgtatataaatattagtTTAATTTTGCATTAATAATTTAAGTGAAAAATTGGTTAGGCAGCCAAATTTTCTACATTGTATGTATACTTCAGAGTTTTTACCATCTCAAAGCTACAAACTGGATAGATGCATATGTACCGGCAGTTGAATATACTTTAGAATCATTAAGCCTTCTGCCAgtccttttgtttcattttcttcaaagttAATGTTCACCGAAAAATGAAATGATGCTATGATTTTTTTTGATACTTAAAATTTCCAGTCATTCATTAGCCATAATCAAATAGGATCCAATCCAAAACTCTGGTATTAGGACATGTACTGAGATGTATCTTATAAAATACGCTACTATTCTTATCTGtgcaatatacattttatttattgtcatttgtaaCATAAATGGAGCTGCAAGTGTACATGGTACTCTTCAAAATAATAGGATCCCTGCCTTGAAGACATAAAACTCTTAAGGCAACTGGATGTTAGAATTCAAAAAGTGAGCATTAAAAGTTAGTAACCAAAATTACTAGTTCACTATATAATTCTAAAACACTGATGATGTTTGCACATAATAATTCAAGCATAATGTGGTACAGACTCAAAACTGTAATAATATAAGCTGATAGTATGAAATTTGGAAACGGGTCCCTCATAATCGTTGGCAGTGTGCTCCTACCAATTGAAAGCAGCACTAATCTGTTGCTTATATGCAAAAGGTGCAATGTATTATAAAAGTATTAAACTTCTgccacattttataattttccttgtTAAAGCCCCAAACTGCCATGTCCCTTAAACTTGAGTCAAACACAAGCTTATTTGCACTAAagagcatggccaaaaaataaatgacagggTGGAAAAGCTAATTGGAACCTCTTGAAATAATTGGTTCTAATGGGAGAATTTCACATTTGTCTATTTGAAAGCTATATGGTCCAGGCAGACAATCTGTCAGTTCACTAATTTAATAATGCACTTTACCTTTTGTATATAAAAGATGTACATTTATGCCACTTGACTGGTGGGATGTGTTTCAATAACTATGTAGTTAGAATCTGTAGGGTGAGCTCTTGCATGCATATGTTTGTGTTGGAACTGCCGTAGTAACAAGTTTCCATTAAATCAGTGTAATGGAGAAGGGTAGAAAATGTTTCTGCAGCAAATCCCAATACAtttaacaaagaattttaaagtagAGTTCATATTTGTATTCTTCAGGACTAGAATCAATAAAAAACTATTTCTAGCCCAGGTTAGTATTACAGTTGAGATTATATCTAATTGAGATTCCCCATAATACCCTGAAAATGAATTTTGGGAATTTGTgcagacaaaaaaatttttaacaattctgtttcattgttgATGTGTGTTTAAATTAGTAATGAAAAGACAGTACATGATACTATATTAGAATTAAAAGTATGATTGGCTGATATGGCATCGTTAAGAAAACACCCAGACTAAAGAAAGTTcaaattaaggaaatgcaaagagCCTAAGAACAATtgctaaaataaatatgatattatTTCAAAACTTGCAGAAGAACTAACTTTCACCAACCAAAAAGGGTATTAGGGGCCTTAGTGTATCCTTCCATCCTGAAAACTTCCTAAGATATACATTTGAAAACTAGATAATTGTTGCTTAATAATAGGTTGTATGTACTTTACTAACAACACTGTGTACTAACAATTCATCAAGAGTATACTATATTTactgcattcattttatatttgtggaTAAGAATACATTATATATAGTGAACCTATCTTAATATAATCTTGTATTTATATTgtaattttgcaaatattttcagtaaaataaacatttatctgAGCTGCACAATTTGAAGAGGATGAAATTGGAATACACCCTCAGACGCTCAGTTTTAATAAGCAGCTACCATTGAAAGTTGATGTATGTACTAtctttcctttagaatttgttttatggtttattttaatacttaagtAAATAGGACTTAATTGCAAATTTGAAATAGTGTcctggaaataattttttcataagtgtgagattttcttttttcctgcttattTCCAAATGTCTTTCACTGGAACTATTTGTAAAATCTTATTCCAAGCTTTATGTAAGAGCTTTGCTTAGTCATCACATAGTTTGAAGTTTCTCTTTTACCAAAACACCAAACATCTTTGGCAGGATAAAATCTAAAGTAAACCACAAAGAATTTAAAGTTGATTCTATGCCAACAGAATAATACAGGTATAATATTTATCACTGCCAAATAAGATTCTTAAAATCTTTCTGGAGTTTCCTTAAAGATTTCTTGAATTTCATAGAGAAATATTGGCTTGTGGCTAGCCCATTAGAGGAAGAGAGTAGGGATGTTGGTATGCTGTTGAGACAATCTGTAGTCCACAATACTGTAGCAGTGAGGTACAGGGAAAATGTGTTTTTCCCAATTTCACGTCTTGTGAAAAttgagttttgggggtttttttgggttttttttttgcgatacgcgggcctctcactgtgtggcctctcccgttgcggagcacaggctccggacgcgcaggctcagcggccatggctcacgggcccagccactccgcggcatgtgggatcttcccagaccggggcacgaacccgtgtcccctgcatcggcaggcggactctcaaccactgcgccaccagggaagcccacaaattgAGTTTTTAGATCACAGTTACTCTGTCATACCCAAATTTATGTAGACAAACAGTTTATGTGCTAGTATATTTTCTTgtataatgttaaaaaattaatcttttttttccttaatttgacatgtttttttaagtaatttaaatttatttagtcaATATTTTTGAATAAGGAAAACATGCATATAGTACAAAATTTAAATGGGCCAGATGGGTAGACACTGAAATGTAGCAACCAGTGTTACCAATTTCTTGGGTCTCCTTCTAGAGTTACTTTGCATATACaaacatatgtattatatatacagatattCTTCTTAAACATACAGTTGGAAACATATCGTATACACTCTCCTGTACCCACTAGTATCAATTTTAGATCTGTCATTATAAgtgaattttttccccttttacctAGATACCATACTTGATCTAGTTACCATAGATCAATTAAATGCATAGATAGTTAAATTTAATTTGAACTATTTATGACACCAAGGGAACCTCAAGGAAA contains:
- the PURG gene encoding purine-rich element-binding protein gamma isoform X1; amino-acid sequence: MERARRRGGGGGGGGGRGRGGKNVGGSGLSKSRLYPQAQHSHYPHYAASATPNQAGGAAEIQELASKRVDIQKKRFYLDVKQSSRGRFLKIAEVWIGRGRQDNIRKSKLTLSLSVAAELKDCLGDFIEHYAHLGLKGHRQEHGHGKEQSSRRRQKHAAPSPPVSVGSEEHPHSVLKTDYIERDNRKYYLDLKENQRGRFLRIRQTMIRGTGMIGYFGHTLGQEQTIVLPAQGMIEFRDALVQLIEDYGEGDIEERRGGDDDPVELPEGTSFRVDNKRFYFDVGSNKYGIFLKVSEVRPPYRNTITVPFKAWTRFGENFIKYEEEMRKIFNSHKEKRMDGRRASGEEQECLD
- the PURG gene encoding purine-rich element-binding protein gamma isoform X2 codes for the protein MERARRRGGGGGGGGGRGRGGKNVGGSGLSKSRLYPQAQHSHYPHYAASATPNQAGGAAEIQELASKRVDIQKKRFYLDVKQSSRGRFLKIAEVWIGRGRQDNIRKSKLTLSLSVAAELKDCLGDFIEHYAHLGLKGHRQEHGHGKEQSSRRRQKHAAPSPPVSVGSEEHPHSVLKTDYIERDNRKYYLDLKENQRGRFLRIRQTMIRGTGMIGYFGHTLGQEQTIVLPAQGMIEFRDALVQLIEDYGEGDIEERRGGDDDPVELPEGTSFRVDNKRFYFDVGSNKYGIFLKLTNYPKSRGNIHPFHCCQIQHKEQPYDTTKTVEE